Proteins encoded within one genomic window of Cyprinus carpio isolate SPL01 chromosome A15, ASM1834038v1, whole genome shotgun sequence:
- the LOC109099455 gene encoding amyloid protein-binding protein 2: MAAVELEWIPETLYNTAISAVVDNYGRSRRDIRSLPENIQFDVYYKLYQQGRLCQLGGEFCELEVFAKVLRASDKRHLLHHCFQALMDHGVKVASVLANSFSRRCSYIAESDAHVKEKAIQFGFVLGGFLSDAGWYGDAEKVFLSCLQLCTLHDEVLHWYRAVECCVRLLHVRNGNCKYHLGEETFKLAQSYMDKLAKHGHQANKAALYGELCALLFAKSHYDEAYRWCIEAMKEITIGLPVKVVVDVLRQASKACVVKREFRKAEQLIKHAVFLAREHFGHKHPKYSDTLLDYGFYLLNVDNICQSVAIYQTALDIRQSVFGGKNIHVATAHEDLAYSSYVHQYSSGKFDNALFHAERAIDIITHILPEDHLLLASSKRVKALILEEIAIDCHNKETEERLLQEAHDLHLSSLQLAKKAFGEFNVQTAKHYGNLGRLYQSMRKFKEAEEMHIKAIQIKEQLLGQEDYEVALSVGHLASLYNYDMNQYDDAERLYLRSIAIGKKLFGEGYSGLEYDYRGLIKLYNSVGNYEKVFEYHNILSNWNRLRDRQFAVADALEDVNTSPQATEQVVQSFLLSQSHGAGRPCLG; the protein is encoded by the exons ATGGCCGCGGTGGAGCTGGAATGGATCCCCGAGACCCTGTACAACACCGCTATCTCAGCCGTGGTCGACAACTACGGCCGATCGCGACGGGACATCCGCTCTCTGCCTGAAAATATACAGTTTGATGTGTATTATAAG CTTTACCAGCAAGGCCGGCTCTGCCAGCTGGGAGGGGAGTTCTGTGAGCTGGAGGTCTTCGCTAAAGTCCTCAGGGCCTCTGACAAAAG GCATCTCCTACACCACTGCTTCCAGGCTCTGATGGACCACGGTGTGAAGGTCGCTTCAGTCCTGGCCAACTCCTTCAGCCGCCGATGTTCATACATCGCAGAGTCAGATGCGCACGTGAAAGAGAAAGCTATACAGTTTGGCTTTGTTTTAG GTGGCTTTTTATCAGATGCCGGTTGGTATGGAGATGCAGAGAAAGTCTTCCTGTCTTGTCTCCAGCTGTGCACATTACACGATGAGGTTCTTCACTGGTATCGTGCAGTAGAGTGCTGTGTGAG GTTACTTCATGTGCGTAATGGCAACTGCAAATACCATCTGGGAGAAGAAACTTTCAAACTGGCCCAGTCTTACATGGACAAACTAGCCAAACATGGCCATCAGGCTAATAAGGCTGCCCTGTATGGAGAACTGTGTGCCCTACTCTTTGCCAAAAGCCACTATGATGAG GCTTATAGGTGGTGTATAGAGGCTATGAAGGAGATCACCATTGGCTTACCAGTGAAAGTAGTAGTTGATGTTCTCAGACAAGCCTCTAAG GCTTGTGTTGTTAAGCGGGAGTTTCGGAAAGCTGAACAACTGATAAAACATGCAGTCTTTTTGGCACG GGAACATTTTGGGCACAAGCACCCCAAATACTCAGATACACTACTAGATTATGGATTTTATCTCTTAAATGTGGATAATATCTGTCAATCAGTGGCCATTTACCAG ACTGCACTAGATATTCGGCAGTCAGTGTTTGGAGGAAAGAATATTCATGTTGCAACTGCACATGAGGACCTGGCGTATTCGTCCTACGTCCATCAGTACAGCTCTGGTAAATTCGACAACGCACT ATTCCATGCAGAACGTGCCATAGACATCATAACTCACATTCTCCCTGAAGACCATCTGCTGCTGGCCTCGTCCAAGAGGGTGAAAG CCCTAATCCTGGAGGAGATTGCCATTGATTGCCATAACAAAGAAACCGAGGAACGTCTCCTGCAGGAGGCCCATGATCTGCACCTCTCCTCCCTGCAGTTGGCCAAAAAAGCTTTCGGAGAGTTCAATGTTCAGACAGCAAAACACTATGGGAACCTGGGCCGCCTCTACCAATCCATGCGCAAATTCAAG GAGGCAGAGGAGATGCACATCAAGGCCATTCAGATCAAGGAGCAGCTGTTAGGACAGGAGGACTATGAGGTGGCTCTGTCAGTGGGACACTTGGCCTCGCTCTACAACTACGACATGAATCAGTACGACGACGCAGAGCGCCTGTACTTGCGTTCCATCGCTATTG GCAAGAAACTGTTCGGGGAGGGGTACAGTGGACTGGAATATGACTACAGAGGCCTGATAAAACTGTACAATTCAGTTGGAAACTACGAGAAGGTCTTTGAGTACCACAATATTCTGTCCAACTGGAACCGTTTAAGGGACAGGCAGTTTGCAGTAGCCGATGCGCTGGAGGACGTCAACACAAGCCCCCAGGCCACAGAGCAGGTGGTGCAGTCTTTCCTGCTTTCCCAGAGCCACGGAGCCGGACGCCCCTGCTTGGGCTAA